The genomic segment ATATAATGGTCTGATCAAGGCATAAGAATCCATCATCCATTTGAAGTTTTGGTAGGTATGGCCTATGGGCATTGTCCccaaaaaggaacaaaaaaaggaaagggtaATTTGCAAGGCATGCCACCCATTCTTATACTTCATTCAGGTAGTACTCCTATTATTTTTTCAGTTTATCAGCAATTTATCAAGTGTATAATCCAAGAACTCCAATTTTTAAATGTCATCCTTCTCTTATTTATGTTAAGGTCCACGTTGTTTGTTTGTCCTTCGAGCCAGAAAAATGAATCCTAAGGCCATATATTTCCCAGTTTTCATAGCAATTGTTGCTGTTTTGGCATCAACTCGTTACATGAATCCACCCCGAACGTACTTCAATTGCATTCTTGATCGTTTCTCTACAGCATCATCGTTCAGTGTTAGTCGTAGCCACCACCATGATCATCATCGTCACACTGACGATGATAAGGCAAAACAATCACCCTGTGACAAATTTTCACCCAATTTTCCCACTATAGACACAAGTACAACGTCCATTCTCTGCGTTGATCGTAATGGTTGTTGCAATTTCACCAGAGTGCAAGCTGCTGTTGATGCTGTTGGGAATTTTAGTGCGAAAAGAAGCTTAATATGGATAAACAATGGCATTTATTTGTAAGCAGCAGTAGTTCTCAATCCttccgtcctaatttatgtggctCCTTTCGCTTCCCGTGaatcaatttgactaatctttgaagttaaattgaattagatcaacttaatgttttaaaattgaaatgtaGATATTCGAAAACTATATGATAAGTAATATaagttgcagttttttttttcatgctaaTGAGATAAAAGAACATCATAAAATGGTATGTTGGTCAAAAATTACATAGTTTGAATCTCGAACGAAAAGTATTACATAAATTAGAACAAACGAGTAATTAATTAGGTGACTTTGTTAAGTTCTCTTGTTTTATAATGTaactgatttttattttttttgtttgtttgattaaAAATGCAGTGAAAAGGTGATTATTCCAAAAACAAAACCTAACATCACATTTCAAGGGCAAGGGTATACGACCACAGCTATTGTATGGAATGACACAGCCAATTCTGCAAATGGCACATTTTACAGTGGCTCTGTCCAAGTTTTCTCTACCAATTTCATTGCCAAGAATATAAGTTTCATGGTATATACACTTACCATCaacccttctctttctctttcattttcacGCAGAAAAAAGTCTAACTATTATTTCGCTACTTGTGACTCCATACTTGCAATGGCAGCTCAGGAATTATAACAAAGagattcaaaagaaaaagaaatatctaAATTATCACCTGCGATTTAATTGACCTTGTGAACTAACGTTATTTTTGGACAACTTCTGCCACTACATCACAAATTTTCCTTATGTCGAAGAGATtcaataatttatatatgtaaacgAAATTCAACAATTTGTTACCACACTATAATCTTTAGACGAATGGAGTTCAATTGAATGAACCCTATCATTAtactccatcccaatttatgtggcagtTTCTTATGTACATAGTGCAATAAATACAGAATGTAGCTCCAATGCCGGTGCCAGGGGCGGTAGGAGCACAGGCAGTGGCGATTAGGATAGCCGGAGATGAGGCTGCCTTCTGGGGTTGTGGATTTTTCGGAGCACAGGATACTCTTCATGACGATAGGGGTCGCCATTACTTCAAGGATTGTTATATTCAAGGTTCCGTCGACTTCATTTTTGGCAATGGCAAATCACTCTACGAGGTACATTACTTTTATTTCACCTAATCATATCACAAGTACGAAGATATTGCGTGGAGTTCAAAATACGTGTTATCTTTATCCCACAAAATACATATTCTCCTTCTGTTCTAATTTATGTGGCGACCTTTGTTAGTTCGGTTGAACGAGTTTTTCTTTAACCGTAATTTTtcatatgccttttaaataatttgaattgtcaaattattatatgtatgacttatatatagtatttttatgtattttctaaatatttttttttttcaaaaagtttataaattccATATCCGAAttcactataaaaaaaaatgactctCGAAATTCGAATGATGCCACGTAAATTGAGAACAGACGGAATGAATCTACATAGCTATCTCCTTCTTTGGTCAGATCTTCCAATCTTTTCACAGTGACGTACAGTTCATTGAGCGCGCTCCTTTAAATAATAGCAACTTGAAAACTTACCTTATTACTAGTTTTCAGACACGTGCGTTGCACATGTTTTCCTTGCTAATcagtataatatttttaaacaCAATATATAGATTGGAATGAGTGGATCACAATAAATTTGAAATAGAAAAGCGCACGCTCGAACTAATGAATAATGAGCCTATATCATTAATACTGGGAAATCTTCCCACGCTTCGTGCGGATAATGATGACCTCATTGAATTTTGCGACTTActtttttctaatattaagaattaaaaataacaaaaagcaaattc from the Lycium ferocissimum isolate CSIRO_LF1 chromosome 11, AGI_CSIRO_Lferr_CH_V1, whole genome shotgun sequence genome contains:
- the LOC132037934 gene encoding probable pectinesterase 8, producing the protein MNPKAIYFPVFIAIVAVLASTRYMNPPRTYFNCILDRFSTASSFSVSRSHHHDHHRHTDDDKAKQSPCDKFSPNFPTIDTSTTSILCVDRNGCCNFTRVQAAVDAVGNFSAKRSLIWINNGIYFEKVIIPKTKPNITFQGQGYTTTAIVWNDTANSANGTFYSGSVQVFSTNFIAKNISFMNVAPMPVPGAVGAQAVAIRIAGDEAAFWGCGFFGAQDTLHDDRGRHYFKDCYIQGSVDFIFGNGKSLYENCQLISIASPVAAGVKSINGAVTANGKAAKDENSGFAFVNCTLGGTGWIWLGRAWRPYSTVVFANTYMTDIVAPEGWNDFNDPSRDQTIFYGEYNCSGAGSNMSLRASYVQRLNDTQIVPFLNSSFIDADLWLQSFSS